The Panthera leo isolate Ple1 chromosome A3, P.leo_Ple1_pat1.1, whole genome shotgun sequence genome contains the following window.
GGCCCCCCACGGCTCGCGGGGCTCGCAGGTGAGAGCACCGCCTCCCCTGTGCGTGGCAGGCGCTGCGCCCAATGAGAGCCCTCGCCGTCCCGCTTCCGTGCCGACTGGACTTACAGATTGGCTACGCCGGGGCGGACCGCCGGGGGCGAGACCCCTCCTTCTTGAAAGGGCTAGGGGGCGCCCCTGAGGGAGAGCGGTTGCCTGGCAACGGGGCGGTGGCCCGGCGGGTACCCGGCCTAGCGCGCGGGAGAAGCCACCAGGCCGCAGCCCACCCGCCCCGGGCTCCGGAGAGGTGCAGCCCCCGGCCCCCAAGGCCTCCCGGGGGCGCCAGGAAGCCACCTTGGGCCTGTCCTCAGGAAAACGTGGTCTCagctgggcggggggtgggggggagacgtTCGAGCAGGCCTCAGGCCCTCTCCCTGACCTGAGGAGAGGCCCGGAgcctcaccctcaccccctcTTTGTGCAGGGCGCCGGCGGCCATTGTGTCCGTGCGGGGAATGGAGGACCCGGCAATCCCCCACCACCGCCGCTACGTCCAGGGCCTTTGGGGAATTCAAAGAAAATCGGCGGTGTTTCTGGGGGGTCCCCGGCCGTCAGCCTCCCGGAAAGGCCCGGGGATGGCCTTTCCGAAGTCAGACCGCAGATCCGAGGCAGTTtccccctccttctgtcccttctcGAAACCTTGAACCCCATTGAGAAGTACCTTCAGGGTTTCGGAAGCCTTACCCCGGGCTGGTACTTAAATagaaacgacaacaacaacaaaaaacctaaacCCCACACCAGCCACCTCCGGGAGAGTTCTCCTGGCTCCCAGTAGGCGGAGAGCCAAGGGGCGTGCAAGAGCGAGGGGGCTGGGCTCTCGGGTGGCAGGAGGCCGCTGCCGAGTGGCCGCCCTCGATCCGGGCGATGGAGGAGGAAGCAAGCGAGGGGGCCGGTTCCTGAGCTTCGTAATTCCTGTATCGCCTTCTGGGCTCCCAGCCTGCCGGGTCGCATGATCCCTCCGGCCAGAGCTCCTTTTTTTGCCAGCCGCCGTGAGGCCGGCTGAGTTGCCGGCATCCCGGCTGCCACCTCTTCTCCCGACCTATGTTACAAAAGATCTTCCGGGGGTTGCACCTGCCTGCGGTCGCCTGAGACGGATTTGAATGTAGGTGGtgcgggggtggggatggggggcagaCTGCCCGTGCGGGTGACTTTCTGAGGAAGGCATTTCGGAGAAAAAGGGGTGgctggagtaaaaaaaaaaaaaaaaaaaaaaaaaaaaaaaaaagcctgtgtgATGATTCAGAAAGAGCCCACTGGTGCTTTCAATTTGACTTCATTGAAGTCTCCTGGAAGCTAGACCCAGACCTTCCTAAGAGCCACAAAGAAACCAGTTCTGGTACCTCCAGGGGGAATGGGATATTGTAGGGTAAATGGcatgcatattaattttttttttttcctgaagctcTTTCTCTTCCATCAGAACCTTATCTTGGCTTTGGATCTCAGAAGAGAACCACCAAGCAGAGAACAGACTCAGTGAGTGAGCAGGTGTTTTGGACAATGGACTGGTCGAGCCCATCCCTATTATAAAAATGTCTCAGAGCAACCGGGAGCTGGTGGTTGACTTTCTCTCCTACAAGCTTTCCCAGAAAGGATACAGCTGGAGTCAGTTTAGTGATGTGGAAGAGAACAGAACTGAGGCCCCAGAAGGGACTGAATCGGAGATGGAGACCCCCAGTGCCATCAATGGCAACCCATCCTGGCACTTGGCGGACAGCCCTGCGGTGAATGGAGCCACTGGCCACAGCAGCAGCTTGGATGCCCGGGAGGTGATCCCCATGGCAGCGGTGAAGCAGGCGCTGAGGGAGGCCGGGGATGAGTTTGAACTGAGGTACCGGCGGGCATTCAGCGACCTGACATCCCAGCTTCACATCACCCCAGGGACAGCATATCAGAGCTTTGAGCAGGTAGTGAACGAACTCTTCCGGGATGGGGTGAACTGGGGTCGCATTGTGGCCTTTTTCTCCTTCGGTGGGGCACTGTGCGTGGAAAGCGTAGACAAGGAGATGCAGGTATTGGTGAGTCGGATCGCAACTTGGATGGCCACTTACCTGAACGACCACCTAGAGCCTTGGATCCAGGAGAACGGCGGCTGGGTAAGGACCACGCCCcttgtgtgtccctttctcttggcttctggtCAGAGAGATCCCTaacagcctctcccctgcttctccATACTGTCGTGCCGGGTGATTATTGGAGGTATTGTTTGTTAAGGAGATGTGACCGGCCTCCTTGCACCACAAGAGGTTAGCTGTTCTCAAATACAGATGACCTAGATCTTGAAGGACCAGGCAGCTTTCATTCCGGTCACCCTCACGGCCCCCCTCTTTCATACTCGTGTTCCAGTTTCCCAGCGGAAGAAAACAGCCTGTGTGTTTATTTGGCCCCAAATCTTTGCGAGTGGGAAGTGAGTCCAGTCAGTGCTCCCCTCACCACAGAAAGGGCTGCTGAGCGTAACGCCTGTGAGCTCCTCCATTCTTACTCCCCCCGGGATGTCAGTCCTGTCCTGGGCTTCCCTCCCACAACTCAAGTTCCCCTTTATTTCAGAGTTTGCATACATGTTCCTCTCCTCTCAGAACAGGGCACGGCCAGGCAGAAGTTCCCACTGGCATGGATGGCTGAGGATGGTCAGATTCTAGGGCAATGTAAGCTGTGCCAGGGGGCTGGCCGTGTTTGCGCTGCTCCCCTATGTTCCTTTGCTCCCAAGTGTGTAACTTTCTGCATGGCTGGCCTGTTTGCCGAGCTCTTGCTGTGTCACGCATTAAGCCCGGGGACTTTGCACCTCGCTGCCTGGGGTCGGTTGGGGAGCTCCAGCTGTTCTGCCTGTTGCTTTCCggccagggccctggggcctcTTCATGGAGCACTGTGTGCTGGCAAAGCAAGAACCCGGTCTTCAGGACATTGAGATTCAGTGACAGGCTTCGGGAACAGACTGACCTAGGCTTGAGTGCCAGCCCGGTCActtaaccagctgtgtgaccttggacaggccAGTTTACcttgagcctcggtttcttccACTAAAAAAACGTGGCAAGCCCTCTTTGCCTTGTAGGATATTGTAAATCTCGGAGCTAATGTGCGCAGTGACTGGCACCAGCAAGTTTCCATAGTAGTAGTTGTTACTGGTTCCAGACGCACTTTCTAGGCCCAGGAGTCATGCCTCATTCCTTTCTTTAAGGAGGAAGAACTCTCTTGCCCATCACCAAATTAGGAGGAGACAGTGGTGAGAGGTTCTTTACCAATGGTCATTGTAGGCAGTTTTTGCTCTTCCACAGTGAGATGGGTCCTAATTTCCTTGCTTCTCTCCCTGCGTAGGGGAGGTGCAGGGCTTATGAGAGGTATTGGTCCCCTCAGAATACCCAGAAAATTGAGCAGGCTTTGGGAAATAAGTCATCTATTGAAGGAGCTGAGGTGGAAGGGGCCTTGCACCGGGGACTCTGGAATGTCAAGAATGCAAATTATCCATAGGCTGGGCCTAGGGCGTGGCACTTCAGTTTACCTCTGAGCAAGAGACCTCCTAGTTTGCCCTGGAACCCTTCCCCCGtcttatttcccatttctttgcaaCTTCATTAACTCTTCCTGCTGCTAGTTCTTGTAAAATACAAAGGGGTCAAGTCAGTAGAGGTCAGATgactggggtggggttggggaggtaAAGGTGGAGAGCTCTCCAGCTAAGGCCGACCAGACTTGAAAGCCATTCTGTAAATGAACTCCCTGGGGGGATAAATGATTAAATAGTTCCTGTTGGTTTGTGTGATGACCTCGCCGTTCCCTCCTGCTTTGATTCTCTTTGGGGGCAAATATTTGTTCAGCTGATTCCAGGAGGGATGGGATTCCAGCGCTTTAGACACACCCTCTGAGGCATCTCCTAGTAGACTTGGGCCTTATGCCCACCTTGCCCAACTATTGTCTTTGGCCAGTGGTGCTAATACCAGGTGGGTTGTTGCCAGCTATTAACAAAAGACAGTCTGGGAGAGGAGCCTGTTCCGTCGGCCAGCCTCTGCAGAGGGCTACGTGGGTCAGAGAATTGCTAGTCGCCCGGTATTGTACATAGAAAGAGGTTTTAGACACAGCAGCATAGGGTGAGTTCATCAGATCGCCCCTGGATTGAAATTCCATCTTCTGTCTCTTTGCTCAAGGATTTTCAGAGCCCGTTAGACAACATACCGTATGTTACTTCCTCTTGGTGAACAGAGGGGTTGTGTGCAGAAGAGCAAGTTATGTCAGCACCATTTCTCAGCACACATGCTCCCTGAGGCCAGGACATAAAGAACATTTGGCTGGGGATCCTTTGGATAGAAGCTACCCACCCATCCTGTTTGAGCTGCACAGACTGGCTGCTGCAGTGGCATCTCAAAACCTTCCTGGAGGCTGTGGTGGATCCACGAGTGTAGGACTTATGGGCCATTACCACCTTGGGGTATGCTCTAAATTTAGCATCCCTACcggaaaggggaaggaaatgaaCCTTTATGGAGTACATCTTATGTATGAGGCATTGTGTTGGGTCTTTTATTTACGCAACcaaaatttattgagcatctaccatgaggcaggcactgtgctggccaTAAGCTGCACGTGGTATCTTCCCTCGTGGAAATGACATGCTATTTCATAGAACCCACACAGTAACTTTCCAAGGTAGGGGGGTTTATTCCCAGTTGACATGTGAAACTCCTGATAGCTAAATGACTGGCTCCTGGTATCCCTCAACCAGTTAAGTGACTGAGTGAGAGTTTATACCTAGGTCAGCTTGACTCCAAAGCTTGAAGTCTTTTCCATCCCATATCAGGTTGTCCTGGGAGTAACAAAGTGACCCAGACATGCTGGCACAGAAAGCCAGAGATGCAGTAAGGCCAAACAAAACATGCCTGTGGAGGTACTCACTCTGGTCTGTGATGCTGGCATTGTGCAGGTAGAACGGTGCCTTTGTTGGCCATAGCAGGTCCCAGGTAGTCTGATTCTGGCACTGGTAAAACTCAAGTGGGCATTAAAGGTTTTGCCTAGCCAGAGTGACCTTCTTGTTAGTTTTTTCATTGTTAAGCCCTCTCAGGCTTAGATAAGAATCGTGTGCATGTGGGGAGAAggtggcctgcttcagatctgtctaCTTAATTGTGGGTGGGTTCCAAGGACTGGAATTTCAGTCATAGCCACACCACGGCCTTACTGGAGTCACATGGCAAGATGCTGAACCTGTTTGTCTCTGTTGTCCATCCGTCtgtctcacctgtaaaatagaataatgaTAGCCACCTGCCATAGCTGGACTCTAGTAAAGGATCTAGAACAAAAGCCCTTCCTGGCCTTTAATTGTAGGATGGAAGAAGCACCTCTTTAATGAGTGGGCTCTCTTCCTCAGAAAACTGAACTTTGGCCTCAGAGTTTCTCAAGAAACAAAGCCAGCTCCTGAGATAATCATCTAGATTGGAATATGATGTGTGTGACCTTCTCTGTAGGACAGAGTGTTTCTGGGGCTTTCAGTGGGAATGTGGACAGCTTTAGGGTGAGGACCCAGGTAGACTAGGCCATTTTGGGATCTCTGTGCCTGGGAAACCCCTAAGCCTGATGGAAATACCATTGCTGAGAGCAATGAACAGTGTGTGGGGAGAGGAAGCGTAATTTGGCCTTTCCCAGGTTGCATGGCTCTGTGGTCTTCTAGTTTCTATAGGTTTCTTCTTGCCTATTCTGGCTTCTTTGGCATGGGTATATGATTAGCTGAAGCACCTCAGTGACCTTTGCAGATCTCAGCAGCTGTTGGCAGTTCTGCGGTTTTCTTGGGGAAACCCCATTAGAAACCCCAAACGTGGAAATTTTTAGTAATCTCATTCAGGTCCCAAAGTGAGGTAGAAATATCTCAGGGACTCCACCTCAAAACACCCAGTTCTTCTGGATGTGCGTTTGacgttgcttttaaaattctgtcaccATCACAGAATTTTCCAGACTTCCTGGGACTAATTTCCCCAGTGGTCCCATGGAGCCCTTCAGCCTCTGCTAGAAAATTACCCAGGTGTTTTTTCAGGGGGTCTCGACAGAACCcagaagattttcttttcttttgtgtggaCAGTCACCACATTTGTTTGGGCTGCAGGAAGCAGCAGTTGTCAGCTGTCCTTTCCCCAGCAGGTATCTGTCCTGAGTCCGATGGACTTCAGCAATTTTGAGTAGCCACAGCCTTCCATCATGGGGCTTTCTTTCAGCAACTATGGTCTTGTCCGGGTTTAGCCTGGATAGATTTAGGGGTAATTCCCAGTGAGCTGCTCTTCGACAGAAGCATAATCTCCTACTACCTTAATTAGCAgggccctgtccccacccccaacctccaaCCTAATTCCACAGAGTCCTCCCTCGGgactccctcttttttctttgaaggaGTCACTCTGCTCCTGGAGCCACTTCTCTTCTGTCCCTATAGCCGACAGTCTGTCTTCCCCGTTCCCAGTTGGCAGACCTGAGTCAGACAATCCCACTGGGTCTTTTTGTTTAGCCTGGGGAAGAGAAGACTCAGGAGAATATGATCACCAGTTTCAAATATCTGGGAAGAGGGCCTAAGCCTTTTTTTATTGGTAAAATACCCAGCAGAACTcgaataaatgagagaaaaataacagtGGTAGTGTTAAATGAGTGTAAAGAAGACATTTCTAACACAATCACATCTCTGCCAGATTTAGGAGTTTTCCTGAAGGTCAAGTCTGCGTCTTGCCCATACTTGTTTCCTCAGCACTGACCAGAGGTCTTGGGCATAGCAGGCACCTAATGAAAGAGATGCCCACTAAATTTCTGAAGAAACACAGCTATCAAACCAGAAACCAGAATAATAGTAATGGAAACTCCTTTACCTGATGGTTCAGTCATTGATTCAAACAGTGTTTATTGAGCTTCTATGCACAGGCTGTCCTAGGTACTAGGGGTACTGCCTTAAGTAAAATGAAGTTTTGCCCTTGTGATGCTCACATTCTAGCGGGGAGAGACGGACAACAAACATGTCGTTATGCGTATATAACATATCAAGTGAGAGTAAGcgctgtgaagaaaataaagcaggttgAAGTATAGGGCATGCCTAGCAAGGGAGGTGGGGCTGCAGTTTTAAGAGTGGTTAGGGAAGGCCTCACCAAAAAGTAATATTTGAGCCCGAACCTGAAGAAAGTGGCAGGAGAAGAACTAGCAAGAGGGAGAGTGGTTGGGATTGAAGGGGGAGAGGTGGCCAAAAGCCAGATTGCACAGGGCATTACAGGCCACGATGAGGACTTGGCTGTGGTTGAATGAGTGAGAGACCAGAAAAAAGTTTGGAGCACGGGTAAAGTGATCTGAATTCTGCAAGGGCTGCAGCCAGGAACCCTGTGATGAGGTTGGTGCAACTGCCAGGTTAGAAAGAATAGTGGTTTGGATCAGGAGACGGAAGTGGGAATTGTAAGAAGGGACTAAGAGCAAATGGCCAAGCTTGCACATGGCATGTTGATGGAGGCCACATTTTTTAACCGCTAGGAGGTCATGAAATCAAGGCTAAATAAGCTAGATGTTCTTCAGCGATAGTTCTGTCCAAATGCGGTATCCTGAATGGTTCTCCTCCATTCTAGCAATATTTCTGTTTGAAATGTTGTCTGGGCCTAGGTCGTAGCTCACCCAcatctagctgtgtgaccttgggcaagcttcTTGAATTCTCTGAACCTTGGGGCAAATGATATCTGCTTCATCAGGTCATGACAAAGACCTTATGAGGCATGCCCAAGATGTGTAGAGCCTGGCACATGTTGTTAGCATAATTCCTATCATTTTTACCCCAGAACTCAAGTCAGAAACCCATTCAGCATGCATTCTCCTTTTTTGGGCTCCATGCCCCTCCAGCACATCCTCAGGGCAGGGTCCTAGCAGTGTTTTTGTCATGGTAGGAGTCCATGGTGTTTCTGTGCTGTGGTG
Protein-coding sequences here:
- the BCL2L1 gene encoding bcl-2-like protein 1 isoform X1, with translation MSQSNRELVVDFLSYKLSQKGYSWSQFSDVEENRTEAPEGTESEMETPSAINGNPSWHLADSPAVNGATGHSSSLDAREVIPMAAVKQALREAGDEFELRYRRAFSDLTSQLHITPGTAYQSFEQVVNELFRDGVNWGRIVAFFSFGGALCVESVDKEMQVLVSRIATWMATYLNDHLEPWIQENGGWKQKRTDPLAASHRCPGTLPNQATSTISYSIDDSVQRPPLPGCIINMRLLPCQLHCQPRPSPAPIVESVRRGKITIGLNNSLLSSVALCNAMHTESSVSPAVK
- the BCL2L1 gene encoding bcl-2-like protein 1 isoform X3, with the translated sequence MSQSNRELVVDFLSYKLSQKGYSWSQFSDVEENRTEAPEGTESEMETPSAINGNPSWHLADSPAVNGATGHSSSLDAREVIPMAAVKQALREAGDEFELRYRRAFSDLTSQLHITPGTAYQSFEQVVNELFRDGVNWGRIVAFFSFGGALCVESVDKEMQVLVSRIATWMATYLNDHLEPWIQENGGWEMPLQ
- the BCL2L1 gene encoding bcl-2-like protein 1 isoform X2, encoding MSQSNRELVVDFLSYKLSQKGYSWSQFSDVEENRTEAPEGTESEMETPSAINGNPSWHLADSPAVNGATGHSSSLDAREVIPMAAVKQALREAGDEFELRYRRAFSDLTSQLHITPGTAYQSFEQVVNELFRDGVNWGRIVAFFSFGGALCVESVDKEMQVLVSRIATWMATYLNDHLEPWIQENGGWDTFVELYGNNAAAESRKGQERFNRWFLTGMTVAGVVLLGSLFSRK
- the BCL2L1 gene encoding bcl-2-like protein 1 isoform X4, which translates into the protein MSQSNRELVVDFLSYKLSQKGYSWSQFSDVEENRTEAPEGTESEMETPSAINGNPSWHLADSPAVNGATGHSSSLDAREVIPMAAVKQALREAGDEFELRYRRAFSDLTSQLHITPGTAYQSFEQDTFVELYGNNAAAESRKGQERFNRWFLTGMTVAGVVLLGSLFSRK